The Clostridium sp. AWRP genome has a window encoding:
- a CDS encoding UvrD-helicase domain-containing protein, with protein MERKIYMEKLFSKQREKLIDMCIRIQKQGKKFLYIMPSSAVIKEVRRKLLNEGCGLLGSRVIVFDDLEMDIVKEEIPQDRVIFEPVVKVIISEICSKLKETEKLKYYEKLYNKKGFHSEIAALIRSLKRNCIDEEKFLKVKENIEDEVLKAKMEDLFLIYTSYNKNLKENNIYDRNDIPLEGIRLARNFKKINKYDSIIIDGFTDIENISIELIEEIAGSSNVNIYVNCPYVNSFMEDFLGEEIKSPFEKMGFEIVSEDGELYDIKDDFKELGNKFYSGERLSCNVEGLNIKAYPCIKTEIRETARDIKEKLMGGVNPKDIAIYINNKEDYSPYMVDIFNEFNIPAALNYEIALSSSELIRKMVKGLLEYEKDSCSGEEWFKILHQQMESKKDYMAELIYKVFNSNIDVDDKFELMAFEGFKNLIHELKLSFEKSEMINNLNFVQI; from the coding sequence ATGGAAAGAAAAATTTACATGGAGAAGCTTTTTTCAAAGCAAAGAGAAAAACTTATAGATATGTGTATTAGAATTCAAAAACAAGGGAAAAAATTTCTTTACATAATGCCTTCCAGTGCTGTTATAAAAGAAGTAAGGAGAAAGCTGTTAAATGAAGGATGTGGACTTTTAGGCTCTAGAGTAATCGTTTTCGATGATTTAGAAATGGATATAGTAAAGGAAGAAATTCCACAGGATAGAGTTATATTTGAGCCTGTGGTGAAGGTAATTATTTCTGAAATTTGCAGCAAGCTTAAGGAAACAGAAAAACTTAAATATTATGAGAAATTGTACAATAAAAAAGGTTTTCATAGTGAAATTGCAGCACTAATTAGAAGCTTAAAAAGAAATTGTATAGATGAAGAAAAGTTTTTAAAAGTTAAGGAAAACATAGAAGATGAAGTTTTAAAAGCTAAAATGGAAGATTTGTTTTTAATATATACAAGCTACAATAAAAATTTAAAAGAAAATAATATTTATGATAGAAATGATATTCCATTAGAAGGCATTAGATTAGCTCGCAATTTTAAGAAAATAAATAAATATGACTCCATTATAATAGATGGTTTTACAGATATAGAAAACATAAGTATAGAGCTTATAGAAGAAATAGCGGGGAGCAGTAATGTAAATATATATGTAAATTGTCCTTATGTAAATTCTTTTATGGAGGATTTCTTAGGGGAGGAAATAAAAAGTCCCTTTGAAAAAATGGGCTTTGAAATAGTAAGTGAAGATGGGGAACTTTATGATATAAAAGATGACTTTAAGGAATTAGGAAATAAATTTTATTCAGGTGAAAGATTATCTTGTAATGTAGAAGGACTTAATATAAAAGCTTATCCTTGTATAAAGACGGAAATCAGGGAAACTGCAAGAGATATAAAAGAAAAGCTTATGGGTGGAGTGAATCCAAAAGACATTGCTATTTACATAAATAATAAAGAAGATTACTCTCCATATATGGTTGATATATTTAATGAGTTTAATATCCCTGCGGCTTTAAATTATGAGATAGCTCTTAGCAGCTCAGAACTTATTAGAAAAATGGTTAAAGGTCTTTTAGAGTATGAAAAAGACAGCTGCTCTGGGGAAGAGTGGTTTAAAATATTGCACCAGCAGATGGAAAGTAAGAAAGACTATATGGCAGAGCTTATTTATAAGGTGTTTAATTCAAATATTGATGTTGATGATAAATTTGAACTTATGGCTTTTGAAGGATTTAAAAATTTAATTCATGAACTAAAGCTTAGCTTTGAAAAAAGTGAAATGATTAATAACCTAAATTTCGTACAAATATAA
- a CDS encoding transposase, producing MNNFTFTQNNCKEETTSTWLIAVMQFGLKINLFKPFESFKLKMKKVTYSVYQKLIVTMMSIVIGCETTKDINEKLGVEKLALNMFDMDTAPDQSQINELIRRFDSDSISQLQDIHHHLFREHSNSISSHTQVVVDCDQTGLIANGKTFELAEKGYFAKKKNQRGYQLAAAFTGEHSETVAMFLDSGNTHCTDHYNDLLKAILSKYKDQLHNGNLILRTDSGFGSSDNVEKLLSISKLKFVTKAYSTVSAKNIAKDIDYSEYTQADKAAWVYELPENNGVRNIIVQTLSSKGKLKYSLLITNISSKDMNAVEIFHFYNKHQTIEAFFKMAKNVYHIKNLRTSKFYGIYGFLWLVFITHNLISWFKSTVLCGTELENVGVRVLVKSIGTIKGFVKRTSEGISVNIPPITNLARLIADALCSPKYIQMTFNI from the coding sequence ATGAATAATTTTACCTTTACTCAAAATAACTGTAAAGAGGAAACTACCTCCACTTGGTTAATTGCAGTAATGCAATTTGGTTTAAAAATCAACTTATTTAAGCCATTTGAAAGTTTTAAGCTTAAAATGAAAAAAGTAACTTATTCTGTTTACCAAAAACTTATTGTTACTATGATGTCTATAGTTATTGGTTGTGAGACTACTAAAGATATCAATGAAAAGCTTGGTGTAGAAAAACTTGCTCTAAATATGTTTGATATGGATACGGCCCCAGACCAATCACAGATTAATGAGCTAATTAGACGGTTTGATTCTGACAGTATAAGCCAACTGCAAGATATTCACCACCATCTTTTTAGGGAACACAGTAATTCAATCTCCTCTCATACGCAAGTAGTTGTAGACTGTGACCAAACAGGTCTAATTGCTAATGGTAAAACTTTTGAACTAGCTGAAAAAGGCTACTTTGCTAAGAAAAAAAATCAAAGAGGATATCAACTAGCTGCCGCCTTTACTGGTGAACATTCTGAAACAGTAGCAATGTTTTTAGATTCTGGAAATACCCATTGTACTGACCACTATAATGACTTACTAAAAGCTATACTGTCTAAATATAAAGATCAACTTCATAATGGTAACTTAATCTTAAGAACTGATAGTGGCTTTGGTTCATCAGATAACGTTGAAAAGCTGCTTTCAATTTCTAAGTTAAAATTCGTTACCAAGGCATACTCCACAGTAAGTGCTAAAAATATTGCCAAAGATATAGATTACTCAGAATATACTCAGGCCGATAAGGCTGCTTGGGTTTACGAACTTCCAGAAAACAATGGAGTTAGAAACATTATAGTTCAGACGCTGTCTTCAAAAGGAAAACTAAAATATTCACTACTAATAACCAATATAAGCAGTAAGGATATGAACGCAGTAGAGATATTTCATTTTTATAACAAACATCAAACTATAGAGGCTTTCTTTAAAATGGCAAAGAATGTATACCATATAAAAAACCTAAGAACTTCAAAGTTTTACGGCATTTACGGATTTTTATGGCTAGTATTTATAACACATAATCTCATAAGTTGGTTTAAATCTACAGTTCTGTGCGGAACAGAACTTGAAAATGTAGGAGTAAGAGTTTTAGTCAAAAGTATTGGAACTATAAAAGGTTTTGTAAAAAGGACTTCTGAAGGAATTAGTGTAAATATTCCACCGATAACAAATCTAGCAAGGCTAATTGCTGACGCACTTTGTAGTCCTAAATATATACAAATGACTTTTAATATCTGA
- a CDS encoding DUF429 domain-containing protein, with protein MKFCGIDVHLRTLSIAEIDENFNVSLLKNMILNELKEYIKNTPITLIAIDAPYNLNQGLMNDEAYRDKLGRKINGHYNKKVSEYELSRRGINPFSTPSSMEIVRSKNYLSWMETGFKVYNILKEKGFELLNESNLNEKKDRGMIEVFPHACFTVLKGKLLSNKNTEKGINKRINVIEGQGFTGIRDYLKNINKKYKDDFLDALIAAYTAYKIYNGSGTFVGDMVEGQIALPVDKIKDSYKRAADLTN; from the coding sequence ATGAAATTTTGTGGTATAGATGTACATTTAAGAACTTTGTCAATTGCAGAAATAGATGAGAATTTCAATGTAAGTTTATTGAAGAATATGATTTTGAATGAACTAAAAGAATATATAAAGAATACTCCTATAACTTTAATAGCAATAGATGCACCATATAACCTAAATCAAGGTTTAATGAATGATGAAGCATATAGAGATAAGCTAGGTAGAAAAATTAATGGACATTATAATAAAAAAGTTTCAGAATACGAGTTATCAAGAAGAGGTATAAATCCATTTTCTACTCCATCATCTATGGAAATAGTAAGAAGTAAAAACTATTTATCTTGGATGGAAACAGGATTCAAAGTATATAATATTTTAAAAGAAAAAGGATTTGAATTACTAAATGAAAGTAATTTAAATGAAAAGAAAGATAGAGGAATGATTGAAGTATTTCCTCATGCTTGTTTTACAGTTCTTAAAGGAAAGCTTCTATCCAATAAAAATACTGAAAAAGGAATAAATAAGAGAATAAATGTTATTGAGGGACAGGGCTTTACTGGAATTAGAGATTATCTTAAAAATATAAATAAGAAGTATAAGGATGATTTCCTGGATGCATTAATTGCAGCTTATACTGCATATAAAATATATAATGGAAGCGGAACGTTTGTTGGTGATATGGTAGAAGGACAGATTGCTTTACCAGTAGATAAAATTAAAGATTCATATAAAAGAGCAGCAGATCTAACCAATTAA
- a CDS encoding J domain-containing protein: MEENNVGFNIEYERKKKLLKSFIEQLSKLIEEKDFLLNVKKVNIETKYMCSIGKYEMERMNLNFEIRALKKEISLRQSALNRGEVVSEEYIQQVMKEELRVWHEKINAFSKQIKDAEIFMKLPKLSDEESKRFKSLYRKLIKLLHPDIHKCDERDKLLWQRVCEAYKNGDLEELENLMYLVEDKNMDDLLYKQDESIEDKIEKLKNLIFKCLDKIDKIKKMFPFTIEKEISNDQWVKDKIDEIQINIQFLKTYRERLKVVLSEFK; this comes from the coding sequence ATGGAAGAGAATAATGTAGGCTTTAATATAGAATATGAAAGAAAAAAGAAACTTCTTAAATCATTTATAGAGCAACTTTCCAAACTTATAGAGGAAAAAGATTTTCTTTTAAATGTGAAAAAGGTAAATATAGAAACAAAATATATGTGTTCCATTGGAAAGTATGAAATGGAGAGAATGAACTTAAATTTTGAAATAAGAGCTTTGAAAAAAGAAATATCCCTTAGACAATCAGCATTAAATAGGGGAGAAGTTGTGTCAGAAGAATATATCCAACAAGTTATGAAAGAAGAATTGAGAGTTTGGCATGAGAAGATAAATGCTTTTTCCAAGCAGATAAAAGATGCAGAAATATTTATGAAATTACCAAAGCTTTCTGATGAAGAAAGCAAAAGATTTAAAAGCTTATATAGAAAACTTATAAAGCTTTTGCATCCGGACATACATAAATGTGATGAAAGGGACAAACTTTTGTGGCAAAGGGTTTGTGAAGCTTATAAGAATGGAGATTTAGAAGAATTAGAGAACTTGATGTATTTAGTGGAAGACAAAAATATGGATGATTTATTATATAAACAAGATGAAAGTATAGAAGATAAAATTGAAAAGTTAAAGAATTTAATCTTTAAATGCCTGGATAAGATAGATAAAATAAAGAAAATGTTCCCATTCACAATTGAAAAGGAGATTTCAAATGATCAGTGGGTGAAAGACAAAATTGATGAAATTCAGATAAATATTCAGTTCTTGAAAACCTATAGGGAAAGATTAAAGGTTGTACTTAGCGAATTTAAATAA
- a CDS encoding HIRAN domain-containing protein — MDDKALTKFNTSGTSLINSFSTGNLPMPYANEIFLLNIWIAGLNYYEGHSIEKELNVGDKLLLKREPKNQYDNLAIEIYDAKNRKLGYVPRTKNEVISRLMDGGKLLYGIITEIEYEYLQISADIFMSDF, encoded by the coding sequence ATGGATGACAAGGCTTTAACTAAATTTAATACTTCAGGGACAAGCCTCATAAATTCCTTTTCCACAGGAAATTTACCCATGCCATATGCTAATGAGATATTTTTATTAAATATATGGATTGCAGGTTTAAACTATTATGAAGGACACAGCATAGAGAAGGAACTAAATGTAGGAGACAAGTTACTGTTAAAAAGGGAGCCCAAAAATCAATATGATAATTTGGCTATAGAAATATATGATGCTAAAAATAGAAAGCTAGGGTATGTGCCAAGAACAAAAAATGAGGTTATATCAAGGCTCATGGATGGCGGAAAGCTGTTGTATGGTATAATTACTGAAATTGAATATGAGTATTTGCAGATAAGTGCAGATATTTTTATGAGTGATTTTTAA
- a CDS encoding HIT family protein, translating to MTDCIFCNYNKSEIIAENKLAFAIMDKFPVNEGHTLIIPKRHFPFLFEASEEELKAIYSLMYEVKEMLDIQYEPAGYNVGVNIGYYAGQTIKHLHVHLIPRYKGDVENPRGGVRNLKKALVEYDG from the coding sequence ATGACAGATTGTATATTTTGTAACTACAACAAATCAGAAATAATAGCAGAAAATAAGCTTGCTTTTGCTATAATGGATAAATTTCCTGTAAATGAAGGCCATACCTTGATAATACCCAAAAGACATTTTCCATTTTTGTTTGAAGCCTCAGAGGAAGAATTAAAAGCTATATACAGCCTTATGTATGAGGTTAAGGAAATGTTAGATATTCAGTATGAACCGGCAGGATACAATGTGGGAGTTAATATTGGTTATTATGCTGGACAGACAATAAAGCATTTGCATGTTCATCTAATTCCTAGATATAAGGGAGATGTAGAAAATCCTAGAGGGGGAGTTAGAAACTTAAAGAAGGCTTTAGTTGAGTATGATGGGTAA
- a CDS encoding UPF0158 family protein — protein sequence MKKVKLEDIIEAMELVNDDSNYYYNKMTGEITYVDDETRRLAEDCSMEDLESLPDWQRDDVRAAIDVEENRNYYIALPSKFDINEYDIMVEFCYSLDNDKVSNRLLSVLNGKGAFRRFKDTTFRLNVEEKWYEFRDEALRKIALDWCSCNRIEIENN from the coding sequence ATGAAAAAAGTTAAATTAGAAGATATTATAGAAGCTATGGAGTTAGTTAATGATGATAGCAATTATTATTATAATAAGATGACAGGTGAAATTACTTATGTGGATGATGAAACAAGAAGATTAGCTGAGGATTGCAGCATGGAAGATTTAGAAAGTTTGCCTGATTGGCAGAGGGATGATGTTAGAGCGGCTATTGATGTTGAAGAAAACCGGAATTATTATATTGCTTTACCATCAAAGTTTGATATTAATGAGTATGATATTATGGTTGAATTTTGTTATTCCTTAGATAATGATAAAGTATCCAATCGACTGTTAAGTGTATTGAATGGAAAAGGAGCTTTTAGAAGATTTAAGGATACGACTTTCAGGCTTAATGTAGAAGAAAAATGGTATGAGTTTAGAGATGAAGCTTTGAGAAAAATTGCATTAGATTGGTGTAGTTGCAATAGAATAGAAATTGAAAATAATTAG
- a CDS encoding DEAD/DEAH box helicase family protein: MSVDAIVAKEIEKSNCITGDTNYLLPKLKESFKKAVSIDIIVAFLMESGVKLLKEELKEVVNKSIPIRILTGNYLNITQPQALYMLKDIMRDKVDLRFYNIPNKSFHPKAYIFEYEKDGDLYVGSSNISRSALTSGIEWNYRLNKNKNIDDFNSFKSTFEDLFLNYSKIIDEEEMRKYSESWVRPKVYKHIDNNKSVSLEKENNLIELYEPRGAQIEALYELKKKREEGYDKGLVVAATGIGKTYLAAFDSKDYNRILFVAHREEIINQAAVSFKNVRPDKSIGFFYSNNKDNTSDFIFATVQTLGKPEYLKDKYFTKDAFDYIVIDEFHHAAAGNYKNIIDYFQPKFMLGLTATPERLDNKDVFALCDNNVAYEVRLKSAINKGWLVPFRYYGIYDELVNYETINYKNGKYDNNQLEKALMINKRADLIIGHYSKYKSERALGFCSSRKHAEFMAEYFCSKGIKACAVVSEGSSDCSVDRNEAVNKLGKGEIKVIFSVDMFNEGLDIPSIDLVMFLRPTQSPTVFLQQLGRGLRKYKGKNYLNVLDFIGNYKKANLVPLFLTGEPKNSIGSGTIPDEEEYPEDCFVDFDFRLVDIFKKMEQQGKRLQDIIKEEFYRIKEDLGHRPTRVEFITYIENDIYNRIKNVSDKNPFRNYLGFLKDIEELQQNEDELMGTKAEEFINMIESTSMSKTYKMPVLLAFYNDGNLKLSIDEEDIYNSFKNFYAKGSNAVDLLNQKSTKGFKNWDKKQWYKLAKDNPLKFLAKTENEFFYFDKEDYCLNENLEEFKANEAFVKHFKDAVDFRTREYYKNRVENKKK; encoded by the coding sequence ATGTCTGTAGACGCAATAGTAGCTAAAGAAATAGAAAAATCCAACTGTATTACAGGTGACACTAATTATTTGCTTCCTAAGCTTAAGGAGTCCTTTAAGAAAGCTGTAAGCATTGATATAATAGTTGCATTTTTAATGGAGTCAGGAGTAAAGCTTTTAAAAGAAGAACTTAAGGAAGTAGTAAATAAAAGCATACCTATAAGAATACTTACGGGTAACTACCTAAATATAACTCAACCACAAGCTTTATATATGTTAAAGGATATAATGAGAGATAAGGTTGATTTGAGGTTCTATAATATACCTAACAAGTCATTTCACCCAAAAGCATATATTTTTGAGTATGAAAAGGATGGGGATTTATATGTAGGTTCCTCCAATATATCAAGATCAGCATTAACCAGCGGCATTGAATGGAATTATAGATTAAATAAAAATAAGAATATTGATGATTTTAACAGCTTTAAAAGTACTTTCGAGGATCTATTTTTAAATTATTCTAAAATAATAGATGAGGAAGAAATGAGAAAGTATTCAGAAAGTTGGGTAAGACCTAAGGTATACAAACATATAGACAACAATAAAAGTGTTTCTTTAGAGAAGGAAAATAATCTAATTGAGCTTTATGAACCAAGGGGAGCACAAATAGAAGCTCTATATGAATTAAAGAAAAAAAGAGAAGAAGGTTATGATAAAGGTCTGGTAGTAGCAGCTACAGGTATAGGAAAAACGTATTTAGCTGCTTTTGATTCAAAGGATTATAATAGAATCTTATTTGTAGCTCATAGAGAAGAAATAATAAATCAAGCAGCAGTATCTTTTAAGAATGTAAGACCAGATAAGTCTATAGGATTTTTTTATAGTAATAACAAAGATAATACCAGCGATTTTATATTTGCAACAGTTCAAACTCTTGGAAAGCCTGAATATTTAAAGGATAAGTATTTTACTAAAGACGCTTTTGATTATATTGTAATAGATGAATTTCACCATGCAGCTGCGGGAAATTATAAAAATATAATTGATTATTTTCAGCCTAAATTTATGTTAGGTTTAACAGCTACTCCAGAAAGATTGGATAATAAAGATGTATTTGCATTATGCGATAACAATGTAGCTTATGAAGTTAGGTTGAAATCTGCAATTAATAAAGGGTGGCTTGTGCCTTTTAGATATTATGGAATATATGATGAACTTGTAAATTATGAAACCATAAATTATAAAAATGGTAAATATGATAATAACCAGCTGGAAAAAGCTTTGATGATAAATAAAAGAGCGGATTTAATAATTGGACATTATAGTAAATACAAAAGTGAAAGAGCTTTAGGATTTTGTTCATCAAGAAAGCATGCAGAATTTATGGCAGAATACTTTTGCAGTAAAGGTATAAAAGCTTGTGCAGTAGTAAGCGAAGGAAGCTCTGACTGCAGCGTAGATAGAAATGAAGCAGTAAATAAGCTTGGCAAAGGTGAAATAAAAGTAATATTTTCAGTGGATATGTTTAATGAAGGCTTGGATATTCCTTCAATAGATCTTGTTATGTTCTTAAGACCTACACAATCACCAACAGTATTTTTACAGCAGCTTGGAAGGGGTCTTCGTAAGTATAAGGGAAAGAATTATTTAAATGTACTAGATTTTATAGGAAACTATAAAAAGGCAAATCTCGTACCTTTATTTCTTACTGGGGAACCAAAGAATTCTATAGGCTCAGGAACTATACCAGATGAAGAAGAATATCCAGAAGACTGTTTTGTAGATTTTGATTTTAGGCTTGTGGACATATTCAAAAAAATGGAACAGCAGGGTAAAAGGCTTCAGGATATAATAAAAGAGGAATTTTACAGAATAAAAGAAGACTTAGGTCACAGACCTACAAGAGTGGAGTTTATAACTTATATTGAAAATGACATATATAATAGAATAAAAAATGTATCAGATAAAAATCCTTTTAGAAATTACTTAGGCTTTTTAAAGGATATTGAGGAACTTCAGCAAAATGAGGATGAGCTTATGGGAACAAAGGCAGAAGAATTTATAAATATGATAGAAAGCACATCTATGTCTAAAACCTATAAGATGCCTGTACTTTTAGCTTTTTATAATGATGGAAACTTAAAATTAAGTATAGATGAAGAAGATATTTATAATAGTTTTAAAAACTTCTATGCAAAAGGATCAAATGCAGTAGATTTGTTAAATCAGAAATCTACAAAAGGTTTTAAAAACTGGGATAAAAAGCAGTGGTATAAGCTGGCAAAGGATAATCCATTGAAGTTTTTGGCTAAAACTGAAAATGAATTCTTCTATTTTGATAAAGAAGATTACTGTTTAAATGAAAATTTAGAGGAATTTAAAGCAAATGAAGCTTTTGTGAAACATTTTAAAGATGCAGTAGATTTTAGAACAAGAGAGTATTATAAAAATAGAGTAGAAAATAAGAAAAAGTGA
- a CDS encoding nucleoside triphosphate pyrophosphohydrolase, whose translation MKTYNKLVRDKIPQVIEAAGKKFDVRKAEKEEHYKLLEAKLQEEVNEFLEDKNLEELADVMEVIFGLAENLGYSEEDLIKKRLEKKEERGGFKEGIVLERVYE comes from the coding sequence ATGAAGACTTATAATAAATTAGTTCGTGATAAAATACCACAGGTAATAGAAGCTGCTGGTAAAAAATTTGATGTTAGGAAGGCAGAGAAGGAAGAACACTATAAGTTATTGGAAGCAAAACTTCAAGAAGAAGTTAATGAGTTTTTAGAAGATAAAAATTTAGAAGAATTAGCTGATGTTATGGAAGTGATTTTTGGATTGGCTGAGAATTTGGGGTATAGTGAAGAGGATTTGATAAAGAAAAGACTAGAAAAGAAAGAGGAACGTGGAGGATTTAAGGAAGGGATTGTGCTGGAGAGGGTTTATGAATAG
- a CDS encoding DNA repair exonuclease — protein sequence MKEIRILHCADMHLGAELSTLGRKAVTRRAEVKRTFLNILKLCQDEKIQLLLIAGDLFDNVHVQKTMLEEIKNGFAGLEGTTIAIAPGNHDPITEDSPYLLKDFWPRNVIIFKGTLEKIELEKLGVRLWGGAFTGTYQVDSMLKNFTIPDDELINICVIHGELVAPHQKSNYNPITETQLKNSKVDYAALGHIHKQTEVLKAGNTYYAYSGCPEGRGFDELDEKGVYIGTVSKGLCRLKYHRLCQRMNVELHVDISDAKNSKMAADIILDKMKSRCEENYSENLYKVILEGMIADNVSIDINDIKAILYEIFFVKIKDNTTVKIDFDAVPAETTLRNIFIRKMMERINDAGPDEKEKLNKALRLGLKAFFGEVKYSED from the coding sequence GTGAAAGAAATAAGGATATTGCATTGTGCAGATATGCACCTTGGCGCAGAATTATCAACATTGGGAAGAAAAGCAGTGACAAGGAGGGCTGAAGTTAAAAGAACATTTTTGAATATTTTAAAATTATGTCAGGATGAAAAAATACAATTATTGCTGATAGCGGGAGATTTATTTGATAATGTTCATGTTCAGAAAACTATGCTGGAAGAAATAAAAAATGGGTTTGCAGGACTGGAAGGTACTACTATTGCAATTGCACCGGGAAATCATGATCCAATTACTGAAGATTCACCCTATTTGTTAAAGGATTTCTGGCCCCGTAATGTCATTATTTTTAAAGGTACATTAGAAAAAATAGAACTTGAAAAATTGGGAGTTCGTCTGTGGGGAGGAGCTTTTACGGGAACATATCAAGTCGATTCCATGTTGAAAAATTTTACCATTCCAGATGATGAGTTAATTAACATTTGTGTAATTCACGGTGAACTTGTCGCCCCCCATCAAAAGAGCAATTACAATCCAATTACAGAAACGCAGCTTAAAAATAGCAAAGTTGATTATGCTGCTTTAGGACATATTCATAAACAGACTGAAGTATTAAAAGCTGGAAATACATATTATGCCTATTCAGGATGCCCGGAAGGAAGGGGATTTGATGAGCTTGATGAAAAAGGTGTATACATCGGGACAGTTTCAAAAGGGCTGTGCAGGCTAAAATACCATAGATTGTGCCAGCGTATGAATGTTGAACTTCATGTAGACATTTCCGATGCAAAGAATTCAAAAATGGCTGCGGATATTATACTGGATAAAATGAAGTCAAGATGTGAAGAAAATTATTCAGAAAATCTTTACAAGGTGATTCTGGAAGGAATGATTGCAGACAATGTCAGTATTGATATTAATGATATCAAGGCAATTTTATATGAGATATTCTTCGTTAAGATTAAAGATAATACTACAGTAAAGATAGATTTTGACGCGGTTCCGGCGGAAACGACACTTAGAAATATTTTTATACGGAAGATGATGGAACGGATAAATGATGCAGGACCTGATGAAAAAGAAAAATTAAACAAGGCACTCAGGCTTGGATTGAAGGCATTTTTCGGGGAGGTAAAATATAGTGAAGATTAA